aatctaAAAGTTTGACAtaattatacttctatatatatatatatatatattatgaagtatatattataaataatcctAAACAAGTCCCAAACAACACGTAGCATATTAAAATTAGAAACGCTTTTATCATAAGTTCATAATCATCCAATTTTGTGTTTCTTTTCTTTACAGCTGCGGgcttccttgcacaaagaaaaGTTCACCAAACTCCTCAAAAATCCATAATTTCTTCTCTTTCTATTTGTATTACTACTTCGCaaaaagaacccataaaatttttttcttcaaatttcacTTCAATGGCGAATAACCCAGATAACCCAAACCATGATTTTCTCGAACAGTTACTAGAGATGCAGAATTTTGCAGCAGCAGCTGCTGCGGCAGTAGGTGGAGACCTTAATTTGGCGGGAACTGATGTGAATTTGGGTCCCGGAGCTCCAATGATGCTCCAGTTGAATTCGGGTCCAGGTGGGTTTCATGGGCCTCCTGTGTTTCCATTGGGGTTGAGTTTGGACCAAGGGGGGAAACCCACTTCTGGGTTTATTAAACATGAAGGTTCTAGCAGTGCTAATAAACGTTTTCGTGATGATCCTCAGCATCATCTTCTTGATGCTTCTGCTAATTCTGCTCCTAAGAATGTAAGATGTTTTAGAGTGCAATATATTCTAAACGAATTTTTTGAGTGTGTGAAGAAAGTGTGATTGAATTGAAATTTTAGGATTAAATATCCAGTATTTAAAGTTTTATATGATTCTTCATTAGATATAAATGGGagaaatttcttaatttagaaTTTGGGCTAGTTAAATTGTTGCATGGTGTTGAATTTTTTGTCCTATAAGTAAATAatttggagattttgagagatttTCTTAGTTGGAGATTATGCAATTAATTTGCATGAAAATAGTATTTTCCACTTGTGTTATTTCCATTTATTTGTTACAACACAGAATTGTTTATTTTACAATGGTTCTTTTTTTGGGGTTTTAATGTTTTGGTTTAGTTGATTTGGATTTTTCTTATTGGAGAGGATGTATGAATTGTATGTGTTGTGGGGTTTATTAGTGGACAAGAATTAATCATGAATCTGATATTGGATTAAGTTATGACAAAACATAGACCATATTGATTGTTTGGTTCAGCTGGTGGGTGTGAGAAGGATTGTgccttttcatattttaattaaagttgCTATATCTTAATTAGGAATTTCTGTGTATGGAATTGTTTTTAGGTTTTTCATGGCCAGCCAATGTCGAATCCGGTCCCTGTTGCACCATATCAACCTGCAGTTCGTCCAAGGGTCCGAGCGAGGCGAGGACAGGCTACTGATCCACACAGTATTGCTGAGAGGGTAAGATTCGTTTTTGTAGTTAGATTTTAAAGCCTTGCAGTGGGTAAAAACTAAATTTATggatatgattatgatttatgtCTTTTGTTTCTCATGAATCCCAATGGAATAGTAAAAAATGTAACTCTTTCTTCCATCCATTGAAGACTAGTGTTTGCATCTCAGAAATTTGTGCACCAAGTTACCTTTATTCATGTGGTTATAGAATCATGTTCATGTCACTTTAATTCCTGAATGTTTGTTTCTACATAGGCTTCCTTCTGTTTCTGTACGAATTTagcctaatatatatatatatatatatatatatatatatatatatatatatatatatatatatatatatatatatgcatctAGTTATCCAGGATAAGAGATTCAATTCTTGAGTAATATAATTTGAATTCTCAAGTGATACGTTATACGAACTACCTTTGATGGAAGAAACGTGTATTTCTTTTCATTTGTGTGAAATGTCTTTTTTGTCCATGAACAGTTGCGTAGAGAGCGAATCGCTGAAAGAATTAGGGCACTGCAAGAGCTTGTTCCTAGTGTTAATAAGGTTAGTTTGCTTTCTGTTTTTCTTAGACGAcctttatatattgttgttgAAATCATGAAATCTTCCTCTTGTCCTTTGAGGATGACTCATTATGCATTTACCTTTCATTGTTGACATGGTGAATATAATATAGATTGTACTTGATAAACGGTGTTACAAAATTTTATGATTAGGAGTCTGTATATATTTACTGTAAACTCCTCATGGTTATTAACAGCCCAAAGAGGTGTATAAAAGAAGTTCTTTTGTTCTCGGTCAGTTATTTTTGTGCCTATAAGGACCATATTGAATGGTTTATGTGCAACTATGCTATCGACATTTTTCCTTATCCAAGCCTTCTCAGAATATCCATAATCCGTTTCAATGACCAGGTTAGGTGTTGTTTCTTGTCTTCAGCTTCTCCCATGGCCTTTATACTCGAAGGCTTTGCATTGTTTTGATCAGGTGTTTAGCTTTATAGTTCCATTGCTTGGAGACTCGCTGTTATTCCTTTCAAATGGCAGTGAGTGATCAAAGGCAACACAATTGCCAAAGCTATAATCCCCAACGGCATACGGTTAGTGAGTGATTAGAAACGACTAAAGAGTATTGTTTTTAGCTACACTGATATGTATTTCTTTCAGAAGGCTATGCTTAAAAGCCGCTAGCATGAGTATTAGATTTAACTGCATGAATTGCCACT
This Amaranthus tricolor cultivar Red isolate AtriRed21 chromosome 13, ASM2621246v1, whole genome shotgun sequence DNA region includes the following protein-coding sequences:
- the LOC130798565 gene encoding transcription factor UNE12-like, which gives rise to MANNPDNPNHDFLEQLLEMQNFAAAAAAAVGGDLNLAGTDVNLGPGAPMMLQLNSGPGGFHGPPVFPLGLSLDQGGKPTSGFIKHEGSSSANKRFRDDPQHHLLDASANSAPKNVFHGQPMSNPVPVAPYQPAVRPRVRARRGQATDPHSIAERLRRERIAERIRALQELVPSVNKTDRAAMLDEIVDYVKFLRLQVKVLSMSRLGGAGAVVPLVTDMPISSLEEEGGEGGRGQPVWEKWSNDGTERQVAKLMEENVGAAMQFLQSKALCIMPISLASAIYHTQPPDASSLVKPESNPPS